In Oryza sativa Japonica Group chromosome 2, ASM3414082v1, the following are encoded in one genomic region:
- the LOC4331028 gene encoding probable protein phosphatase 2C 27, with protein sequence MCVEELEGAERLDFGGVAELETTPADFEMEKVCENTVSLDFKQARSSSFVPVIRSGDWSDIGGRDYMEDAHVCISDLANNFGHNSVDDEIISFYGVFDGHGGKDAAHYVRDNLPRVIVEDADFPLELEKVVRRSFVQTDSQFAERCSHQNALSSGTTALTAMIFGRSLLVANAGDCRAVLSRRGTAIEMSKDHRTCCLNERKRIESLGGYVDDGYLNGQLAVTRALGDWHLEGLKEVGEPGGPLSAEPELKMITLTKEDEFLIIGSDGIWDFFSNQNAVDFTRKRLQEHNDLRLCCKQIVEEAIRRGASDNLTAVMVSFHQEAPPQLRVNRTGRVERSISAEGLHSLRVLLEGQ encoded by the exons ATGTGCGTGGAGGAACTCGAAGGCGCAGAGAGGCTCGATTTTGGTGGGGTTGCGGAGCTCGAGACAACACCGGCAGACTTCGAG ATGGAGAAAGTTTGTGAGAACACAGTATCTCTTGATTTCAAGCAGGCTAGGTCGAGCAGTTTTGTCCCAGTTATCCGATCAGGGGACTGGTCGGATATTGGAGGTCGCGATTACATGGAAGATGCTCATGTCTGCATCTCAGATCTAGCTAATAATTTTGGTCATAATTCAGTGGATGATGAGATTATTTCCTTTTATGGG GTCTTTGATGGGCATGGTGGAAAAGATGCAGCTCATTATGTGCGTGATAACTTGCCACGGGTTATCGTGGAAGATGCTGATTTTCCTCTTGAGCTAGAGAAAGTTGTCAGGAGGTCATTTGTGCAAACTGATAGTCAATTTGCAGAGAGGTGCTCTCATCAGAATGCACTTTCTTCTGGAACGACAGCGCTTACAGCAATGATTTTTGGAAG GTCTCTTCTGGTTGCTAATGCTGGTGATTGCCGAGCAGTTCTTTCAAGGCGTGGTACCGCAATTGAAATGTCCAAGGACCACAGGACTTGCTGCCTCAACGAAAGAAAGCGTATAGAATCACTTGGCGGCTATGTTGATGATGGCTATTTGAATGGTCAATTAGCAGTCACTAGAGCATTGGGTGACTGGCATCTCGAGGGTCTGAAAGAAGTGGGTGAGCCAGGTGGCCCCTTGAGCGCGGAACCAGAGCTCAAGATGATCACACTGACGAAGGAAGACGAGTTCTTGATAATAGGAAGCGACGGCATCTGGGACTTCTTCTCGAACCAGAATGCCGTGGATTTCACCAGGAAGAGGCTCCAAGAGCACAATGACTTGAGGTTGTGCTGCAAGCAGATCGTCGAGGAGGCAATAAGGCGAGGGGCCTCAGACAACCTAACGGCGGTGATGGTCTCATTCCACCAGGAGGCCCCTCCTCAGCTCAGAGTGAACAGGACGGGGAGGGTCGAGCGGAGCATATCGGCTGAAGGGCTTCACAGCCTCAGGGTGCTCCTGGAAGGCCAATGA